The following proteins come from a genomic window of Geomonas sp. RF6:
- the bioA gene encoding adenosylmethionine--8-amino-7-oxononanoate transaminase: MAHEFDTATLRKYDSDYVWHPFTQMSEWESADNLVITRGEGSYLIDSDGNRYLDGVAAIWTNVHGHCKKEINEAIKAQVDRLEHSTLLGLASEQAAVLAKRLVEILPDGLCKVFYSDNGSTAMEIAVKMAFQYQMLTGQRERTRFISFANAYHGDTVGAMSVGGIDLYHEVYSPLLFPTIKAPSPYCYRCTLCEERDSSTCGMLCLQELERLMESHAHELAGLVIEPLVQGAGGMIVQPPGFLKGVRELCDRFGVLMLADEVAVGFGRTGAMFACQKEGVTPDIMALSKGISAGYLPLAVTVTTKRVYDAFLGSYAEMKTFFHGHTFTGNSIACAAALASLDLFASERLLESLPQKIAYISERLQGLAGLPHVGDVRQEGMIGGIELVRDKESREPYHWEERVGVQVCLEARKHGLFLRPLGNIIVVFPPLSISMEELKILMDGIEASIVAITE; this comes from the coding sequence ATGGCACACGAGTTCGATACCGCCACCCTGAGAAAATACGACAGCGACTACGTCTGGCACCCCTTCACCCAGATGAGCGAGTGGGAAAGCGCCGACAACCTGGTCATCACCCGCGGCGAGGGGTCCTACCTCATCGATTCCGATGGCAACCGCTATCTCGACGGCGTCGCCGCCATCTGGACGAATGTGCACGGCCACTGCAAAAAGGAGATCAACGAGGCGATAAAGGCTCAGGTCGACCGCCTCGAGCACTCCACCCTCCTCGGGCTGGCGAGCGAGCAGGCGGCGGTCCTGGCGAAGCGGCTGGTGGAGATCCTCCCCGACGGCCTGTGCAAGGTCTTTTACTCCGACAACGGCTCGACCGCCATGGAGATCGCGGTGAAGATGGCCTTTCAGTACCAGATGCTGACCGGCCAGCGCGAGCGCACCCGCTTCATCTCTTTCGCCAACGCCTACCATGGCGACACCGTCGGTGCCATGAGCGTGGGCGGGATCGATCTGTACCACGAGGTCTACTCCCCCCTTCTCTTCCCGACCATCAAGGCCCCCTCCCCCTACTGCTATCGGTGCACCCTCTGCGAGGAGCGTGACTCCTCCACCTGCGGCATGCTCTGCCTGCAGGAACTGGAGCGCCTGATGGAGTCGCACGCCCATGAACTCGCGGGGCTGGTCATAGAGCCGCTGGTGCAGGGGGCGGGAGGGATGATCGTGCAGCCCCCCGGATTCCTGAAAGGTGTCAGGGAGCTTTGCGACCGGTTCGGGGTCCTCATGCTCGCCGACGAGGTCGCCGTAGGGTTCGGGCGCACCGGCGCCATGTTCGCCTGCCAGAAGGAAGGGGTAACACCCGACATCATGGCGCTCTCCAAAGGGATCAGCGCAGGATATCTGCCGCTCGCGGTTACCGTGACCACCAAAAGGGTGTACGACGCTTTCCTCGGCTCCTACGCCGAGATGAAAACCTTCTTCCACGGCCACACCTTTACCGGAAATTCGATCGCCTGCGCCGCAGCTCTCGCGAGCCTCGACCTTTTCGCCTCGGAGCGGCTGCTGGAGAGCCTCCCGCAAAAGATCGCGTACATTTCGGAGCGGCTGCAGGGACTCGCGGGGCTGCCGCACGTCGGGGATGTGAGGCAGGAAGGGATGATCGGCGGAATCGAGCTGGTGCGGGACAAGGAGAGCCGTGAGCCGTATCACTGGGAGGAGCGGGTCGGGGTGCAGGTGTGCCTCGAGGCGCGCAAACACGGTCTCTTCCTGCGGCCGCTGGGGAATATCATTGTCGTCTTCCCGCCGCTTTCTATTTCTATGGAGGAGTTGAAGATCCTTATGGATGGGATAGAGGCTTCCATTGTGGCCATAACGGAGTAG
- a CDS encoding hybrid sensor histidine kinase/response regulator: protein MEMLSDCRQGECAAMRDGAGHGKGDYDLLKRVFHRMREAVLILDDQDRIVLINQAAARTFFATSDEKPLIQRHFDQLSHELSSFRAKNVGEISLQLNLTTATGTGRFQVTVERLDSHDSAVLLIMEDITDLQRAHDELEQKIADRTFDLAVANEQLQSEMIVRQRVDEELKAMRQFMSALLEHAPVPVFARDREHRYLLVNRGWEEVTGVSRKEALGRKPEDILAKDFAARCNASNQTVLDTRSACHIEDYVESNVGRRLFQLVKFPLLDDLGEVEIVCGIALDTTEKRLAEEMLGESEKRFRALFENSLDGIQLCRPDGTILAANPAACRMLGRSEAEICSIGTDGIIDRTDPRLRPHLDALMEKGSCTGEITFLRGDGSSFPAGISCSIFKDRLGLDSIVTVWRDISEQKKSEAALLESEERYRNLVELSTNAIYITIGGRLVFGNRAGVKLLGATEPDEVLGREFSDFVHPDFREAERERVRTVTEDGVAPLSMEERYVALDGTVADVDVATIPFTFQDQPAILVLARDITVRKKLEEELEKNTRFESIGLLAGGIAHDFNNLLAAILGNISLSKMLTPEHAETYHLLGEAENASLRARDLTRQLLTFARGGAPVKKSATVGELITETCAFALRGSNVSCIYDIPADLSNVEVDVGQISQVVQNLVINADQAMPDGGTIVVVCENTDAPDHVPAHLKGRRCVKISIRDCGHGIHPDHLKRIFDPYFTTKQKGSGLGLSTAFSIVRKHDGCITVESELGKGTVFHMYLPACDAPPSGAEAISPLPFSGNGKVLLMDDEEAVRFIAGRTLRRMGFEVVYAKDGVQAIALYSEALRSGEPFTAVVMDLTIPGGMGGKEAVRRMRSLDPGLKAFVSSGYSDDPVMADPEAYGFCGVIPKPFLYEEMATALQQVFGKLELTNRAARQE from the coding sequence ATGGAAATGCTCTCTGATTGTCGACAGGGGGAGTGCGCGGCGATGCGCGACGGCGCTGGACACGGTAAAGGTGACTACGACCTGCTCAAACGCGTCTTTCACCGGATGCGGGAGGCAGTCCTCATTCTGGACGACCAAGACCGGATCGTGCTGATCAACCAGGCCGCAGCAAGGACTTTCTTTGCCACTTCCGACGAAAAGCCCCTCATACAGAGGCATTTCGACCAACTCTCGCACGAGCTCTCCTCTTTCCGCGCGAAGAATGTCGGCGAAATCTCCCTCCAGCTGAACCTGACGACGGCAACGGGGACTGGGCGTTTCCAGGTAACGGTCGAGCGGCTCGACTCGCATGATTCCGCAGTCCTTCTCATCATGGAGGACATCACCGACCTGCAAAGGGCGCACGACGAGCTCGAGCAGAAGATCGCCGACCGCACCTTCGATCTCGCTGTGGCAAACGAGCAGTTGCAGTCGGAGATGATTGTGCGCCAGCGTGTAGACGAGGAACTGAAGGCGATGCGCCAGTTCATGTCGGCGCTTCTCGAGCACGCGCCCGTTCCTGTCTTTGCCCGCGACCGCGAGCACCGCTACCTCCTGGTGAACCGCGGGTGGGAAGAGGTGACCGGAGTCAGCCGCAAGGAGGCGCTCGGGCGCAAGCCGGAGGACATCCTGGCAAAGGACTTCGCCGCCCGCTGCAACGCATCGAACCAGACCGTCCTCGACACGAGAAGTGCCTGTCATATAGAGGATTACGTGGAATCCAATGTGGGGCGTCGTCTCTTCCAATTGGTGAAATTTCCCCTGCTGGACGACCTTGGCGAGGTGGAGATCGTTTGCGGCATCGCCCTGGACACGACGGAGAAACGGCTTGCCGAGGAGATGCTCGGCGAGAGCGAAAAACGCTTCCGCGCCCTCTTTGAAAACAGCCTCGACGGCATCCAGCTCTGCCGCCCCGACGGCACCATACTCGCCGCCAACCCGGCAGCCTGCAGGATGCTCGGCAGGAGCGAGGCGGAAATCTGCTCCATCGGCACAGACGGGATCATTGACCGAACCGACCCGAGACTGCGCCCGCACCTCGATGCCTTGATGGAGAAAGGCAGCTGCACGGGCGAGATCACCTTCCTGCGCGGGGATGGTTCCTCTTTCCCGGCGGGGATTTCCTGCTCCATCTTCAAGGACCGCCTCGGTCTCGATTCCATCGTCACCGTCTGGCGCGACATCAGCGAGCAGAAAAAGAGCGAGGCCGCCCTTCTGGAAAGCGAGGAGCGCTACCGGAACCTTGTGGAGCTCTCCACCAACGCGATCTACATCACCATCGGCGGGCGCCTTGTCTTCGGCAACAGGGCAGGGGTCAAGCTCCTCGGGGCGACTGAGCCCGACGAGGTGCTCGGCAGGGAGTTTTCCGACTTCGTCCACCCCGACTTCCGTGAGGCGGAGCGGGAGCGGGTCCGCACGGTCACCGAGGACGGCGTCGCCCCCCTCTCCATGGAGGAGCGCTATGTGGCTCTGGACGGCACCGTCGCCGACGTCGACGTAGCCACCATCCCCTTCACCTTTCAGGACCAGCCGGCGATTCTTGTCCTGGCGCGGGACATCACGGTGCGCAAAAAGCTCGAGGAGGAGCTGGAAAAGAACACCCGTTTCGAATCGATCGGCCTTCTCGCAGGCGGGATCGCCCACGACTTCAACAACCTCCTCGCCGCCATCCTCGGCAACATCTCCCTATCGAAGATGCTCACCCCGGAGCATGCGGAGACGTACCATCTCCTTGGTGAGGCGGAGAACGCTTCGCTCCGGGCGCGCGACCTGACGCGGCAGCTTCTCACCTTTGCCCGCGGCGGCGCGCCGGTCAAAAAGAGCGCCACTGTCGGCGAGCTCATAACGGAGACGTGCGCCTTTGCACTCCGAGGCTCAAACGTCTCCTGCATCTACGATATCCCTGCCGACCTATCCAACGTGGAAGTGGATGTGGGGCAGATCAGCCAGGTGGTGCAGAACCTTGTCATTAACGCTGACCAGGCGATGCCGGATGGTGGTACCATCGTGGTGGTGTGCGAGAATACCGACGCGCCGGATCACGTCCCGGCGCACCTGAAGGGGAGGCGCTGCGTGAAGATCTCCATTCGGGACTGCGGGCACGGCATTCACCCGGACCACCTGAAGCGGATCTTTGACCCCTACTTCACCACCAAGCAGAAGGGGAGCGGGCTCGGACTCAGCACCGCCTTCTCCATCGTCAGAAAGCACGACGGCTGCATCACGGTGGAGTCGGAACTGGGGAAGGGGACGGTCTTCCATATGTACCTCCCGGCGTGCGACGCCCCCCCGTCCGGGGCGGAGGCGATCTCCCCCCTCCCCTTCTCCGGCAACGGCAAGGTCCTTCTCATGGACGACGAGGAGGCCGTGCGCTTCATCGCCGGGCGCACCTTGCGGCGCATGGGGTTCGAGGTTGTCTACGCCAAGGACGGGGTACAGGCGATTGCGCTCTACTCGGAGGCGCTGCGATCGGGGGAGCCGTTCACCGCGGTGGTGATGGATCTCACCATCCCGGGGGGGATGGGGGGGAAGGAGGCGGTCCGCAGGATGAGGAGTCTCGATCCGGGACTGAAGGCGTTCGTCTCCAGCGGGTACTCCGACGATCCGGTCATGGCCGATCCGGAGGCGTACGGTTTCTGCGGGGTCATCCCGAAGCCGTTCCTCTACGAGGAGATGGCCACCGCCCTGCAACAGGTATTTGGGAAGCTTGAACTGACAAACCGGGCGGCGCGGCAGGAGTAG
- the bioD gene encoding dethiobiotin synthase, translating to MRTLAGSGSGRGIFITGTDTGIGKSIVSATLARLLHLSGISVGVMKPVTSGCEERAGALVSLDAGLLCWGAGIPLTSDSAPYLAKAPLAPSVAATLDGITIEPAVIAAAYERLSAQYDFVIVEGAGGLMVPINRSFLMSDLARMLQLPLLVVARPNLGTVNHTLLTTYSASQLGLDVAGVVINRFPAAPDQAEQTAAPLIAELSTAPLLGVFPAVAGGDDREVVEQLAGKLAGKPETERLLAALLA from the coding sequence GTGCGAACATTAGCAGGGAGCGGTTCCGGGCGCGGTATCTTCATTACCGGCACGGACACCGGCATCGGCAAGAGCATCGTGTCGGCCACGCTGGCGCGACTGCTGCACCTTTCAGGCATCTCGGTTGGAGTGATGAAGCCGGTTACCAGCGGCTGCGAGGAGCGCGCTGGCGCCCTCGTATCACTTGATGCCGGGCTCCTCTGCTGGGGTGCGGGGATTCCCCTCACCTCGGACTCAGCGCCGTACCTGGCGAAAGCGCCACTTGCCCCTTCCGTTGCAGCGACACTGGACGGCATCACCATAGAGCCGGCTGTCATAGCCGCCGCCTATGAGAGGCTGAGTGCACAGTACGATTTCGTGATCGTGGAGGGCGCAGGGGGGCTGATGGTCCCGATAAACCGCTCGTTTCTGATGTCGGACCTCGCAAGGATGCTTCAGCTCCCGCTCCTGGTCGTTGCGCGCCCCAATCTCGGCACCGTCAACCACACCCTTCTCACCACCTATAGCGCGTCGCAACTTGGGCTCGACGTCGCCGGCGTCGTCATAAACCGCTTCCCTGCCGCCCCCGATCAGGCAGAGCAGACGGCGGCCCCGCTCATCGCGGAACTCTCCACGGCACCCTTACTCGGCGTCTTCCCTGCTGTCGCAGGGGGGGATGACCGCGAGGTGGTGGAACAGCTGGCAGGAAAGCTGGCAGGGAAACCGGAGACGGAAAGGCTTCTTGCCGCCCTCCTCGCATAG
- a CDS encoding TatD family hydrolase → MELIDSHSHIYGEEFAEDLPEVLERAGQAGVNTIMAVGADLPSSIQAVELAAAYDGIYCSVGIHPHDAAGVTEECYQKIRELALAHPKVVAIGEVGLDFYRDRSPRDAQEEVFRRFIRLARELSLPLIIHDRDAHDRIMTILKEEHAHEVGGVLHCFSGDLEMARECIEMGFYISIPGTVTYPSNHPLREVVAGVRMEHLLVETDAPYLSPVPHRGKRNEPALVALAAERVAEVKGLSVEDVARITSLNTRRLFRIGTKESEDTIAYMIRRSLYLNITNRCSNRCTFCPKFEELIVKGHELKLSHEPDFNEVMAQVGKYPDFDEVVFCGFGEPLLRLDLVKEVGAELKRRGYRVRINTDGQANIVHGRNILPEIAPFIDTISVSLNACDAETYDRLCRTPYGAAGFEGVCDFIREGTQHIKRVVASAVAVPGLDIGRVKALAESLGAEFRERECAEVG, encoded by the coding sequence ATGGAGCTTATAGACAGCCATTCACATATATACGGTGAGGAGTTTGCCGAGGATCTTCCCGAGGTGCTGGAGCGCGCCGGTCAGGCGGGTGTCAACACCATCATGGCGGTCGGGGCAGACCTCCCGTCGAGCATTCAGGCGGTGGAGCTTGCTGCCGCCTACGACGGGATCTACTGCTCCGTGGGGATCCACCCCCACGATGCCGCCGGAGTCACCGAGGAGTGCTACCAGAAGATCAGGGAGCTGGCCCTTGCCCACCCGAAGGTGGTGGCGATCGGCGAGGTGGGGCTCGACTTCTACCGGGACCGCTCGCCCCGCGACGCGCAGGAGGAGGTGTTTCGCCGTTTCATCCGGCTGGCGCGGGAGCTCTCCCTCCCCCTCATCATCCACGACCGCGACGCGCACGACCGGATCATGACGATCCTGAAGGAAGAGCATGCGCACGAGGTGGGTGGAGTGCTGCACTGCTTTTCCGGCGACCTGGAGATGGCCAGGGAGTGCATCGAGATGGGATTCTACATCTCCATCCCCGGCACCGTCACCTACCCTTCGAACCATCCCTTGAGGGAGGTCGTGGCCGGGGTGAGGATGGAGCACCTCCTCGTGGAGACCGACGCACCGTACCTCTCCCCGGTGCCGCACCGGGGGAAGAGAAACGAACCGGCCCTCGTGGCGCTCGCCGCCGAGCGGGTGGCCGAGGTGAAGGGACTCTCGGTGGAGGATGTCGCGCGCATCACCTCGCTGAACACGCGCAGGCTCTTCCGGATCGGGACAAAGGAGAGTGAGGACACCATCGCCTACATGATCAGGCGCTCCCTCTACCTGAACATCACCAACCGCTGCTCCAACCGTTGCACCTTCTGCCCGAAATTCGAGGAGCTGATCGTCAAGGGGCACGAGCTCAAGCTCTCGCACGAGCCGGACTTCAACGAGGTGATGGCGCAGGTCGGGAAGTACCCCGATTTCGACGAGGTGGTCTTCTGCGGCTTCGGCGAGCCGCTCCTGCGCCTCGACCTGGTGAAGGAAGTAGGGGCCGAACTGAAGAGGCGCGGCTATCGAGTGCGCATCAATACGGACGGTCAGGCAAACATCGTGCATGGGAGAAACATCCTGCCGGAGATCGCCCCCTTCATCGACACGATCTCGGTGAGCCTCAACGCCTGCGACGCCGAGACATACGACCGGCTCTGCCGCACCCCCTACGGAGCGGCAGGATTCGAGGGTGTATGCGACTTTATCCGGGAGGGGACGCAGCACATAAAGCGCGTCGTGGCGAGCGCCGTGGCGGTGCCGGGACTCGATATCGGGCGCGTGAAGGCGCTGGCGGAGAGCCTGGGAGCGGAATTCAGGGAACGCGAATGCGCGGAGGTGGGGTGA
- a CDS encoding PilZ domain-containing protein has translation MEPMESARRVLQLVRPGSLIDFPQESDKELSREKLINRLNYINFQDGTLLVNFRHSRFSQVVSLEAKPLPCQDDWLDCAWIDPAEVPHKTKGTTFENLFIIDGSKLVVVEPTVTGMSEKGISFRLPETCREVSYRKVRRHLCDGVEARLIQNGVLFDGTLLDFSAVAFRIEVSAKRPQRFEWVNPEAPVSIIFSRDGLTLYSAECRIISESFGQKARTYVLSPTTSQMSRFRAKEMRAIREELVPLPNIIFRHPFSNKITDLKVLDLSGSGFAVCEDEETSVLMPGMMIPDVELNIANSFSARCVVQVVYRSVQKSGTDESWVKCGLSLLDMDVNDHVRLLALLYLAKDRNSYLCNKVNLDDLWQFFFETGFIYPKKYAFVQANKEKLKETYHRLYTEHPSIARHFLYQERGAILGHMAMLRFHKNSWLIHHHAANRSESNNAGLVVLNQLARSINDSHNLYSAHMSFVVCYYRPENKFPNRVFGTAARLIKDQKGCSIDTFAYLHYQRGTLGGGTFSRGWSLAKAQPADLMELEVFYEHSSGGLMLHALHLDADTLDCDELTREYRQLGFQMERHIYALKKDGVLKAVVLINLSDMGLNLSDLTNCIHIIVLEGDELGTEVLNQVLGILTVKYEQNELPILIYPTTYADAKGVSYEKQYVLWALNISHSGADFYKYMTQLLTRSGKKKLP, from the coding sequence ATGGAACCTATGGAGAGCGCGCGCAGGGTTTTACAGTTGGTACGTCCCGGATCCTTGATCGACTTTCCCCAGGAAAGCGACAAGGAACTGAGCCGGGAAAAGCTCATCAACCGCCTTAACTACATCAATTTCCAGGACGGCACGCTCCTTGTGAACTTCAGACACAGCAGGTTCTCACAGGTTGTCTCCCTGGAGGCAAAGCCCCTCCCCTGCCAGGACGACTGGCTCGACTGCGCCTGGATCGATCCTGCCGAAGTGCCGCACAAGACGAAGGGAACGACCTTCGAAAACCTCTTCATCATCGATGGCTCGAAGCTCGTGGTCGTGGAGCCGACCGTCACCGGCATGAGCGAAAAAGGGATCTCCTTCCGCCTGCCGGAGACGTGCCGGGAGGTGAGCTACCGAAAGGTGCGCCGACACCTGTGCGACGGAGTGGAGGCGAGGCTGATACAAAACGGCGTCCTCTTCGACGGCACCCTCCTCGACTTCAGCGCGGTCGCCTTCCGCATCGAGGTCTCGGCGAAACGCCCGCAGCGCTTCGAGTGGGTGAACCCGGAGGCGCCGGTCAGCATCATCTTCTCTCGCGACGGGCTCACCCTCTACTCCGCGGAGTGCCGCATCATCTCCGAAAGCTTCGGCCAGAAGGCCAGAACGTACGTCCTCTCCCCCACCACCTCCCAGATGAGCCGCTTTCGCGCGAAGGAGATGCGCGCCATCCGCGAAGAGCTGGTGCCGCTGCCAAACATCATCTTCCGCCACCCTTTCAGCAACAAGATCACCGATCTGAAGGTCCTCGACCTCTCCGGCTCCGGCTTCGCGGTGTGCGAGGATGAAGAGACCTCCGTCCTCATGCCGGGGATGATGATCCCCGACGTGGAGCTGAACATCGCCAACAGCTTCTCCGCGCGGTGCGTGGTGCAGGTCGTGTATCGCTCGGTGCAGAAAAGCGGGACGGACGAAAGCTGGGTCAAGTGCGGCCTCAGTCTCCTCGACATGGACGTGAACGACCACGTGCGTCTCCTGGCCCTCCTGTACCTGGCGAAGGACCGCAACTCCTACCTGTGCAACAAGGTGAACCTGGACGACCTGTGGCAGTTCTTCTTCGAGACCGGCTTCATTTACCCGAAGAAGTACGCCTTCGTGCAAGCCAATAAGGAGAAGCTCAAGGAGACCTACCACCGCCTGTACACGGAGCACCCGAGCATTGCGCGTCACTTCCTCTACCAGGAGCGCGGCGCCATCCTCGGACACATGGCGATGCTGCGCTTCCACAAGAACAGCTGGCTCATCCACCACCACGCCGCGAACCGCTCCGAGTCGAACAACGCCGGTCTCGTGGTCCTGAACCAGCTGGCCCGCTCCATAAACGACTCGCACAACCTCTACTCGGCGCACATGAGCTTCGTGGTGTGCTACTACCGGCCTGAGAACAAGTTCCCGAACCGCGTCTTTGGCACGGCAGCGAGGCTCATCAAGGATCAGAAAGGGTGCTCCATCGACACCTTCGCCTACCTGCACTACCAGAGGGGGACCCTCGGCGGGGGGACCTTCTCCAGGGGGTGGAGCCTCGCCAAGGCGCAGCCAGCGGACCTCATGGAGCTGGAGGTCTTCTACGAGCACAGCTCGGGAGGGCTCATGCTGCACGCCCTGCACCTCGACGCCGATACCCTCGACTGCGACGAACTCACCCGCGAATACCGGCAGCTCGGGTTCCAGATGGAGCGCCACATCTACGCTCTCAAGAAGGACGGCGTCCTGAAGGCTGTCGTCCTCATCAACCTCTCCGACATGGGGCTGAACCTTTCGGACCTGACGAACTGCATCCACATCATCGTGCTGGAGGGGGACGAGCTCGGCACGGAGGTGCTGAACCAGGTCCTCGGGATCCTGACGGTGAAGTACGAGCAAAACGAGCTTCCGATCCTCATCTATCCGACGACGTACGCAGATGCCAAGGGGGTGAGCTACGAGAAGCAGTACGTGCTTTGGGCGCTCAACATCTCCCACAGCGGGGCGGATTTCTACAAGTACATGACGCAGCTTTTGACGCGTTCCGGCAAGAAGAAGCTCCCCTGA
- a CDS encoding sensor domain-containing diguanylate cyclase translates to MGGVSTHNQPEDLLKELRSYPSLAPYTLTLFSCGNALPVTPAPCAQSLHDPLCHEVTRHFLLEQHYSQLDVQQPGVYRHSGGLLCFALPFRWLGGRYVLLADGVRDETLDLWQLSAACRSTSLDLFSLLNHAESLPVSSIEEMERIADEIQKRLAQVTAEERETVSGTASQSPLLAQRLSRSVRVLGMMDEARTMAETISLAAETLGEFFDFPDMVLVLRDDDGQKFSVTGLWGLPTVLDTIPAVKFLAFARGDRLKKCLPFEEMGPLFPAVRARWGACFPLQQGEELFGFLALFDRKLLPADLLQIELITSRVGSRLMQIKKEMEQIQVGGLCRKLSTLTNTLLVANSKEELYQITLGIAADLLGATQGSIMLMDKGGDSLNIVFTKGMSLNVAKCLTLKVGKGIAGSVAKSGTPLLVNDVETDDRVGMANRPRFKSKSLLCIPLKLKDKIIGVLNLSDKKNLSPFTESDLQLLTSFAGLASLIIERYLLMEESCRFEQLSVTDPLTGLYNRRFLQSRLEEELNRSLRQNLNLTVVFIDLDFFKAYNDICGHLEGDQALVKTAGIIKRTLRDMDIVARFGGEEFCAVLPATSKMESIVVAERIRAEVEREKFHGEELMPLGTVTASLGIATFPEDGRSIEALLHASDVALYEAKGRGRNRVVAATPAPVLEDAALRPAPSAPPLAPVAPPLYLASSDGSRKS, encoded by the coding sequence ATGGGTGGAGTAAGCACACACAATCAGCCGGAAGACCTTCTGAAGGAGCTGAGGAGCTATCCGTCTCTGGCGCCGTATACCCTCACCCTTTTCAGCTGCGGCAACGCCCTCCCCGTCACACCCGCCCCCTGCGCGCAGTCGCTGCACGACCCCCTCTGCCACGAGGTCACCCGCCACTTCCTTCTGGAGCAACACTACTCCCAGCTCGACGTGCAGCAGCCGGGTGTCTACCGTCACAGCGGGGGGCTTTTGTGCTTTGCCCTCCCCTTCCGCTGGCTCGGCGGACGCTACGTCCTTCTGGCAGACGGTGTCAGGGACGAAACGCTCGACCTGTGGCAGCTCTCCGCTGCCTGCCGCAGCACCAGTCTCGATCTCTTCTCTCTCCTGAACCATGCCGAATCCCTCCCCGTCTCCAGCATCGAGGAGATGGAGCGCATTGCCGACGAGATACAGAAGCGCCTCGCCCAGGTGACGGCGGAGGAGCGGGAAACCGTCTCCGGCACCGCGTCCCAGTCCCCCCTTCTCGCGCAGCGGCTCTCCCGGAGCGTCCGCGTGCTGGGGATGATGGACGAGGCACGCACGATGGCGGAGACGATCTCCCTTGCGGCGGAGACGCTGGGGGAATTTTTCGACTTCCCCGACATGGTTCTCGTGCTGAGAGACGACGACGGGCAGAAGTTCTCGGTGACCGGACTGTGGGGACTCCCGACAGTGCTCGACACCATACCTGCCGTCAAGTTCCTCGCCTTCGCCCGGGGGGACAGACTCAAGAAATGCCTCCCCTTCGAGGAGATGGGCCCGCTTTTCCCCGCGGTGAGGGCGCGCTGGGGAGCGTGCTTCCCGCTGCAGCAAGGGGAGGAGCTTTTCGGCTTCCTCGCCCTCTTCGACCGCAAGCTCCTCCCTGCGGATCTCTTGCAGATAGAGCTCATAACCAGCCGGGTCGGCAGCCGCCTCATGCAGATCAAGAAGGAGATGGAGCAGATCCAGGTAGGGGGGCTGTGCAGGAAGCTGAGCACTCTTACCAACACCCTCCTCGTGGCCAACTCGAAGGAAGAGCTCTACCAGATCACCTTAGGCATCGCCGCAGACCTGCTCGGCGCGACGCAGGGGTCGATCATGCTCATGGACAAAGGGGGCGATTCGCTGAATATCGTCTTCACCAAGGGGATGAGCCTGAACGTGGCCAAGTGCCTGACGCTGAAGGTCGGCAAGGGGATCGCAGGGTCGGTGGCCAAAAGCGGCACGCCGCTCCTTGTTAACGACGTGGAGACGGACGACCGGGTCGGGATGGCAAACCGCCCCCGCTTCAAGTCGAAATCGCTCCTGTGCATCCCGCTGAAGCTGAAGGACAAGATCATAGGGGTGCTCAACCTCTCCGACAAGAAGAACCTCTCCCCCTTCACCGAATCGGACCTGCAGCTCCTCACCTCCTTTGCCGGGCTCGCCTCCCTGATCATCGAGCGATACCTCCTCATGGAGGAGTCGTGCCGCTTCGAGCAGCTCTCCGTGACCGACCCCCTCACCGGGCTGTACAACCGGCGCTTCCTGCAAAGCCGCCTCGAGGAGGAGCTGAACCGCAGCCTCAGGCAGAACCTGAACCTCACCGTCGTCTTCATCGACCTCGACTTCTTCAAGGCGTACAACGACATCTGCGGTCACTTGGAAGGGGATCAGGCTCTCGTGAAGACCGCCGGGATCATCAAGAGGACGTTGAGGGACATGGACATCGTCGCCCGCTTCGGCGGGGAGGAATTCTGCGCGGTGCTACCTGCCACCAGCAAGATGGAGTCGATCGTCGTGGCGGAAAGGATCCGCGCGGAGGTGGAGCGGGAGAAGTTCCACGGTGAGGAACTGATGCCCCTGGGCACCGTCACCGCGAGCCTCGGCATCGCCACCTTCCCGGAGGACGGCCGCTCTATCGAGGCGCTCCTGCACGCCTCCGACGTCGCGCTCTACGAGGCGAAGGGAAGAGGGCGCAACCGGGTGGTCGCCGCGACCCCGGCGCCGGTGCTGGAAGATGCGGCGCTGCGCCCAGCTCCTTCTGCACCCCCCTTGGCGCCTGTCGCTCCCCCTCTCTACCTCGCGAGCTCGGATGGCAGCAGAAAAAGCTGA